In a single window of the Thunnus albacares chromosome 1, fThuAlb1.1, whole genome shotgun sequence genome:
- the rs1a gene encoding retinoschisin 1a, which yields MALGWKMALIVRRFLLALLLLGANVFINVHAQEEAEVTEAWTSRSCKCDCDGGESPTEFSSIVSPAGSPMVRGVDCMPECPYHKPLGFEAGSVSPEQISCSNQEQYSGWFSSWLPSKARLNSQGFGCAWLSKFQDNSQWLQIDLTEVMVVSGILTQGRCDADEWITKYSVQYRTDSQLNWIYYKDQTGNNRVFYGNSDRSSSVQNLLRPPIVARYIRILPLGWHTRIALRMELLLCMSKCI from the exons ATGGCATTAG GTTGGAAGATGGCTCTCATCGTGCGGCGTTTCCTGTTGGCTCTGCTTCTTCTGGGAGCTAACG TGTTCATCAACGTTCATGCTCAAGAG GAGGCGGAGGTGACAGAGGCGTGGACCAGCAGGTCTTGCAAATGTGATTGTGATGGAGGAGAATCCCCGACTGAGTTTTCCTCCATCGTGTCTCCAGCTGGTTCTCCCATGGTGCGCGGAGTGGACTGCATGCCAG AGTGTCCGTACCACAAACCTCTGGGCTTCGAGGCCGGATCAGTGAGTCCAGAGCAGATCTCCTGCTCCAACCAGGAACAGTACAGCGGCTGGTTCTCCTCATGGCTCCCAAGCAAGGCCCGGCTCAACAGTCAGGGCTTTGG GTGTGCTTGGCTGTCGAAATTCCAGGATAACAGTCAGTGGCTGCAGATTGACCTGACGGAGGTGATGGTGGTTTCAGGGATCCTCACTCAGGGCCGCTGTGACGCTGATGAATGGATCACCAAGTACAGCGTTCAGTACCGCACAGACTCACAACTCAACTGGATCTACTACAAAGACCAGACTGGAAACAACAGG GTGTTTTACGGAAACTCTGACCGCTCCTCGTCTGTGCAGAACCTCCTGAGGCCGCCCATCGTGGCGCGCTACATTCGCATCCTCCCCCTCGGATGGCACACACGCATCGCTCTGCGCATggagctgctgctctgcatGAGCAAATGCATCTGA
- the ppef1 gene encoding serine/threonine-protein phosphatase with EF-hands 1 isoform X4, translated as MGCGTSVATETQGKRVETDEAAKTPTPALTMKAAILIQGWYRRYMARLEMRRRYTWNIFQSIEYAGEQDQLQLSSFFSFMLDNFTQLNGNGPDLISQLLDPVVDPWLDRETCYDMIPIPESYTGPRLSFPLSVSDTNALLNAFKEQQSLHARYVLQLLYETKKLLKQMPNIIHLSTSYTEITICGDLHGRLDDLLLIFYKNGLPSAETPYVFNGDFVDRGKKSIEVVILLFAYLLLYPDYMHLNRGNHEDHIMNLRYGFTKEVMQKYKTHGREILQLFQDVFSLLPVATVIDGKILIVHGGISDQTDLDFLSSIERQKVKSALRFPRRSLEQLDIGQSCRQAKRMRSTDSSRPSSSHSRNKNQRTHNQRKRHCGLSRQDSAASSSSTSSSSSSSSSSLCSPRTPSCLSPRPSPSSPRMPYAINVLQVPFLDSLSSVPPPSPPQHEREWKQIVDILWSDPKTQEGCSPNTFRGGGCYFGPDVTQRLLLQHGLQLLIRSHECKQEGYELCHGGQVITIFSASNYYEEGSNRGAYIKVGRELVPRFYQYQVSRTTRKLTLTQRVRAAEGSALRALKEKLFAHRSELMAGFQQYDQNNTVCQSVNGLWC; from the exons ATGGGATGCGGCACCTCAGTTGCCACGGAGACACAAGGGAAAAGAGTGGAGACAG ATGAAGCAGCTAAGACTCCCACCCCGGCTCTGA CTATGAAGGCAGCTATTCTGATCCAGGGATGGTACCGGCGCTACATGGCCCGTCTTGAGATGAGGCGCAGGTACACCTGGAACATCTTCCAGTCCATTGAATATGCCGGCGAGCAAGACCAGCTACAG ctctCTAGTTTCTTCAGTTTCATGCTCGACAACTTCACTCAGCTGAATGGAAACGGGCCAG ACTTGATCTCCCAGCTGCTGGACCCTGTTGTCGACCCCTGGTTAGACAGAGAGACCTGCTACGACATGATCCCCATTCCAGAGTCGTACACTGGGCCCCGGCTGTCGTtccctctctccgtctctgACACGAATGCCCTCCTCAATGCATTTAAAGAGCAGCAG TCTCTACATGCCAGatatgtgctgcagctgctgtatgAGACCAAGAAGCTCCTCAAACAGATGCCCAACATCATCCACTTGTCTACATCCTACACAGAGATCACTATATGCG GTGATCTGCATGGGAGGCTTGATGACTTACTTCTCATATTTTATAAG AATGGTCTTCCTTCTGCCGAGACGCCGTATGTGTTTAACGGGGACTTCGTGGACCGGGGGAAAAAATCGATAGAAGTGGTCATCCTCCTGTTCGCCTACCTTCTGCTTTACCCCGACTACATGCACCTGAACCGAGGAAACCATGAAGACCACATAATGAACCTCAG atatGGGTTCACAAAAGAAGTCATGCAGAAGTACAAG acTCATGGCCGTGAGATCCTCCAGCTGTTTCAGGACGTCTTCAGCCTCCTGCCTGTCGCCACGGTGATAGACGGAAAGATCCTGATCGTTCACGGAGGGATATCGGACCAGACTGATCTGGACTTCCTCAGTTCCATAGAGAGGCAGAAG GTTAAATCTGCTCTGAGGTTTCCGAGACGTAGTCTGGAGCAGCTGGACATCGGTCAGTCTTGCAGACAGGCAAAGAGAATGAGATCAACAGACAGCTCTCGTCCCAGCAGCAGTCACAGCCGCAACAAGAACCAAAGAACACACAACCAAAG AAAGAGGCACTGTGGGCTGAGCCGACAAGACAGCGCcgcctcctcttcttccacctcatcctcctcgtcctcgtcttcctcttctctctgctctcctcgaACTCCTTCCTGCCTCTCTCCTCGGCCATCCCCGTCTTCTCCCAGAATGCCTTACGCTATTAATGTCCTCCAAGTGCCTTTTCTGGACTCTCTATCCTCTGTGCCCCCTCCTTCACCTCCACAACATGAACGGGAATGGAAACAG ATTGTGGATATATTGTGGAGTGACCCTAAAACCCAAGAAGGCTGCAGTCCCAAcacattcagaggaggaggctgcTACTTCGGCCCTGACGTCACCCAGAGACTGCTGCTCCAGCACGGACTGCAGCTGCTCATCAGGTCCCATGAGTGCAAACAGGAGGGCTACGAGCTCTGTCATGGCGGACAG GTGATCACTATCTTCTCTGCATCAAACTATTATGAGGAGGGAAGCAACCGTGGTGCCTACATCAAAGTGGGCAGAGAACTGGTTCCCCGCTTCTACCAGTACCAAGTCAGCCGCACAACACGCAAACTTACCCTGACACAGAG aGTGCGAGCGGCTGAAGGCTCTGCTCTCAGGGCCCTGAAAGAGAAACTGTTCGCCCATCGCTCTGAGCTGATGGCAGGCTTCCAGCAGTATGACCAGAATAACACCG TGTGTCAGTCAGTGAATGGGCTCTGGTGTTAG
- the ppef1 gene encoding serine/threonine-protein phosphatase with EF-hands 1 isoform X2, giving the protein MGCGTSVATETQGKRVETAMKAAILIQGWYRRYMARLEMRRRYTWNIFQSIEYAGEQDQLQLSSFFSFMLDNFTQLNGNGPDLISQLLDPVVDPWLDRETCYDMIPIPESYTGPRLSFPLSVSDTNALLNAFKEQQSLHARYVLQLLYETKKLLKQMPNIIHLSTSYTEITICGDLHGRLDDLLLIFYKNGLPSAETPYVFNGDFVDRGKKSIEVVILLFAYLLLYPDYMHLNRGNHEDHIMNLRYGFTKEVMQKYKTHGREILQLFQDVFSLLPVATVIDGKILIVHGGISDQTDLDFLSSIERQKVKSALRFPRRSLEQLDIGQSCRQAKRMRSTDSSRPSSSHSRNKNQRTHNQRKRHCGLSRQDSAASSSSTSSSSSSSSSSLCSPRTPSCLSPRPSPSSPRMPYAINVLQVPFLDSLSSVPPPSPPQHEREWKQIVDILWSDPKTQEGCSPNTFRGGGCYFGPDVTQRLLLQHGLQLLIRSHECKQEGYELCHGGQVITIFSASNYYEEGSNRGAYIKVGRELVPRFYQYQVSRTTRKLTLTQRVRAAEGSALRALKEKLFAHRSELMAGFQQYDQNNTGSVSVSEWALVLESVLRLDLPWRTLRPHLAHLAADGSVEYQTCFEDMGPGTQMPQVTPNLAETLFRYRTDIEIIFNIIDKDHSGLISIEEFRHTWRLFSAHLGVDINDRAIDDLARSIDFNKDGSIDFTEFLEAFRVVHKLDNKDQQLNGKIDGEKYS; this is encoded by the exons ATGGGATGCGGCACCTCAGTTGCCACGGAGACACAAGGGAAAAGAGTGGAGACAG CTATGAAGGCAGCTATTCTGATCCAGGGATGGTACCGGCGCTACATGGCCCGTCTTGAGATGAGGCGCAGGTACACCTGGAACATCTTCCAGTCCATTGAATATGCCGGCGAGCAAGACCAGCTACAG ctctCTAGTTTCTTCAGTTTCATGCTCGACAACTTCACTCAGCTGAATGGAAACGGGCCAG ACTTGATCTCCCAGCTGCTGGACCCTGTTGTCGACCCCTGGTTAGACAGAGAGACCTGCTACGACATGATCCCCATTCCAGAGTCGTACACTGGGCCCCGGCTGTCGTtccctctctccgtctctgACACGAATGCCCTCCTCAATGCATTTAAAGAGCAGCAG TCTCTACATGCCAGatatgtgctgcagctgctgtatgAGACCAAGAAGCTCCTCAAACAGATGCCCAACATCATCCACTTGTCTACATCCTACACAGAGATCACTATATGCG GTGATCTGCATGGGAGGCTTGATGACTTACTTCTCATATTTTATAAG AATGGTCTTCCTTCTGCCGAGACGCCGTATGTGTTTAACGGGGACTTCGTGGACCGGGGGAAAAAATCGATAGAAGTGGTCATCCTCCTGTTCGCCTACCTTCTGCTTTACCCCGACTACATGCACCTGAACCGAGGAAACCATGAAGACCACATAATGAACCTCAG atatGGGTTCACAAAAGAAGTCATGCAGAAGTACAAG acTCATGGCCGTGAGATCCTCCAGCTGTTTCAGGACGTCTTCAGCCTCCTGCCTGTCGCCACGGTGATAGACGGAAAGATCCTGATCGTTCACGGAGGGATATCGGACCAGACTGATCTGGACTTCCTCAGTTCCATAGAGAGGCAGAAG GTTAAATCTGCTCTGAGGTTTCCGAGACGTAGTCTGGAGCAGCTGGACATCGGTCAGTCTTGCAGACAGGCAAAGAGAATGAGATCAACAGACAGCTCTCGTCCCAGCAGCAGTCACAGCCGCAACAAGAACCAAAGAACACACAACCAAAG AAAGAGGCACTGTGGGCTGAGCCGACAAGACAGCGCcgcctcctcttcttccacctcatcctcctcgtcctcgtcttcctcttctctctgctctcctcgaACTCCTTCCTGCCTCTCTCCTCGGCCATCCCCGTCTTCTCCCAGAATGCCTTACGCTATTAATGTCCTCCAAGTGCCTTTTCTGGACTCTCTATCCTCTGTGCCCCCTCCTTCACCTCCACAACATGAACGGGAATGGAAACAG ATTGTGGATATATTGTGGAGTGACCCTAAAACCCAAGAAGGCTGCAGTCCCAAcacattcagaggaggaggctgcTACTTCGGCCCTGACGTCACCCAGAGACTGCTGCTCCAGCACGGACTGCAGCTGCTCATCAGGTCCCATGAGTGCAAACAGGAGGGCTACGAGCTCTGTCATGGCGGACAG GTGATCACTATCTTCTCTGCATCAAACTATTATGAGGAGGGAAGCAACCGTGGTGCCTACATCAAAGTGGGCAGAGAACTGGTTCCCCGCTTCTACCAGTACCAAGTCAGCCGCACAACACGCAAACTTACCCTGACACAGAG aGTGCGAGCGGCTGAAGGCTCTGCTCTCAGGGCCCTGAAAGAGAAACTGTTCGCCCATCGCTCTGAGCTGATGGCAGGCTTCCAGCAGTATGACCAGAATAACACCG GTAGTGTGTCAGTCAGTGAATGGGCTCTGGTGTTAGAGTCTGTGCTGAGGTTGGACCTGCCCTGGAGGACACTTCGCCCACACTTAGCTCACCTGGCAGCAGATGGCAGTGTGGAGTATCAGACCTGCTTTGAGGACATGGGACCAGGGACACAGATGCCTCAG GTCACTCCAAACTTGGCTGAAACTCTGTTCAGATACAGGACAGACATTGAGATCATATTCAACATTATAGACAAAGACCACTCAG GTCTCATCTCCATCGAGGAGTTCCGTCATACCTGGCGTCTTTTCAGCGCCCACCTGGGGGTCGACATCAACGACAGAGCCATCGATGACCTGGCCCGCAGCATTGACTTCAACAAGGACGGCAGTATAGACTTCACTGAGTTCCTGGAGGCCTTTAGAGTGGTACACAAACTAGACAACAAGGATCAGCAACTCAATGGGAAGATTGATGGAGAGAAGTATTCGTAA
- the ppef1 gene encoding serine/threonine-protein phosphatase with EF-hands 1 isoform X1: MGCGTSVATETQGKRVETDEAAKTPTPALTMKAAILIQGWYRRYMARLEMRRRYTWNIFQSIEYAGEQDQLQLSSFFSFMLDNFTQLNGNGPDLISQLLDPVVDPWLDRETCYDMIPIPESYTGPRLSFPLSVSDTNALLNAFKEQQSLHARYVLQLLYETKKLLKQMPNIIHLSTSYTEITICGDLHGRLDDLLLIFYKNGLPSAETPYVFNGDFVDRGKKSIEVVILLFAYLLLYPDYMHLNRGNHEDHIMNLRYGFTKEVMQKYKTHGREILQLFQDVFSLLPVATVIDGKILIVHGGISDQTDLDFLSSIERQKVKSALRFPRRSLEQLDIGQSCRQAKRMRSTDSSRPSSSHSRNKNQRTHNQRKRHCGLSRQDSAASSSSTSSSSSSSSSSLCSPRTPSCLSPRPSPSSPRMPYAINVLQVPFLDSLSSVPPPSPPQHEREWKQIVDILWSDPKTQEGCSPNTFRGGGCYFGPDVTQRLLLQHGLQLLIRSHECKQEGYELCHGGQVITIFSASNYYEEGSNRGAYIKVGRELVPRFYQYQVSRTTRKLTLTQRVRAAEGSALRALKEKLFAHRSELMAGFQQYDQNNTGSVSVSEWALVLESVLRLDLPWRTLRPHLAHLAADGSVEYQTCFEDMGPGTQMPQVTPNLAETLFRYRTDIEIIFNIIDKDHSGLISIEEFRHTWRLFSAHLGVDINDRAIDDLARSIDFNKDGSIDFTEFLEAFRVVHKLDNKDQQLNGKIDGEKYS, encoded by the exons ATGGGATGCGGCACCTCAGTTGCCACGGAGACACAAGGGAAAAGAGTGGAGACAG ATGAAGCAGCTAAGACTCCCACCCCGGCTCTGA CTATGAAGGCAGCTATTCTGATCCAGGGATGGTACCGGCGCTACATGGCCCGTCTTGAGATGAGGCGCAGGTACACCTGGAACATCTTCCAGTCCATTGAATATGCCGGCGAGCAAGACCAGCTACAG ctctCTAGTTTCTTCAGTTTCATGCTCGACAACTTCACTCAGCTGAATGGAAACGGGCCAG ACTTGATCTCCCAGCTGCTGGACCCTGTTGTCGACCCCTGGTTAGACAGAGAGACCTGCTACGACATGATCCCCATTCCAGAGTCGTACACTGGGCCCCGGCTGTCGTtccctctctccgtctctgACACGAATGCCCTCCTCAATGCATTTAAAGAGCAGCAG TCTCTACATGCCAGatatgtgctgcagctgctgtatgAGACCAAGAAGCTCCTCAAACAGATGCCCAACATCATCCACTTGTCTACATCCTACACAGAGATCACTATATGCG GTGATCTGCATGGGAGGCTTGATGACTTACTTCTCATATTTTATAAG AATGGTCTTCCTTCTGCCGAGACGCCGTATGTGTTTAACGGGGACTTCGTGGACCGGGGGAAAAAATCGATAGAAGTGGTCATCCTCCTGTTCGCCTACCTTCTGCTTTACCCCGACTACATGCACCTGAACCGAGGAAACCATGAAGACCACATAATGAACCTCAG atatGGGTTCACAAAAGAAGTCATGCAGAAGTACAAG acTCATGGCCGTGAGATCCTCCAGCTGTTTCAGGACGTCTTCAGCCTCCTGCCTGTCGCCACGGTGATAGACGGAAAGATCCTGATCGTTCACGGAGGGATATCGGACCAGACTGATCTGGACTTCCTCAGTTCCATAGAGAGGCAGAAG GTTAAATCTGCTCTGAGGTTTCCGAGACGTAGTCTGGAGCAGCTGGACATCGGTCAGTCTTGCAGACAGGCAAAGAGAATGAGATCAACAGACAGCTCTCGTCCCAGCAGCAGTCACAGCCGCAACAAGAACCAAAGAACACACAACCAAAG AAAGAGGCACTGTGGGCTGAGCCGACAAGACAGCGCcgcctcctcttcttccacctcatcctcctcgtcctcgtcttcctcttctctctgctctcctcgaACTCCTTCCTGCCTCTCTCCTCGGCCATCCCCGTCTTCTCCCAGAATGCCTTACGCTATTAATGTCCTCCAAGTGCCTTTTCTGGACTCTCTATCCTCTGTGCCCCCTCCTTCACCTCCACAACATGAACGGGAATGGAAACAG ATTGTGGATATATTGTGGAGTGACCCTAAAACCCAAGAAGGCTGCAGTCCCAAcacattcagaggaggaggctgcTACTTCGGCCCTGACGTCACCCAGAGACTGCTGCTCCAGCACGGACTGCAGCTGCTCATCAGGTCCCATGAGTGCAAACAGGAGGGCTACGAGCTCTGTCATGGCGGACAG GTGATCACTATCTTCTCTGCATCAAACTATTATGAGGAGGGAAGCAACCGTGGTGCCTACATCAAAGTGGGCAGAGAACTGGTTCCCCGCTTCTACCAGTACCAAGTCAGCCGCACAACACGCAAACTTACCCTGACACAGAG aGTGCGAGCGGCTGAAGGCTCTGCTCTCAGGGCCCTGAAAGAGAAACTGTTCGCCCATCGCTCTGAGCTGATGGCAGGCTTCCAGCAGTATGACCAGAATAACACCG GTAGTGTGTCAGTCAGTGAATGGGCTCTGGTGTTAGAGTCTGTGCTGAGGTTGGACCTGCCCTGGAGGACACTTCGCCCACACTTAGCTCACCTGGCAGCAGATGGCAGTGTGGAGTATCAGACCTGCTTTGAGGACATGGGACCAGGGACACAGATGCCTCAG GTCACTCCAAACTTGGCTGAAACTCTGTTCAGATACAGGACAGACATTGAGATCATATTCAACATTATAGACAAAGACCACTCAG GTCTCATCTCCATCGAGGAGTTCCGTCATACCTGGCGTCTTTTCAGCGCCCACCTGGGGGTCGACATCAACGACAGAGCCATCGATGACCTGGCCCGCAGCATTGACTTCAACAAGGACGGCAGTATAGACTTCACTGAGTTCCTGGAGGCCTTTAGAGTGGTACACAAACTAGACAACAAGGATCAGCAACTCAATGGGAAGATTGATGGAGAGAAGTATTCGTAA
- the ppef1 gene encoding serine/threonine-protein phosphatase with EF-hands 1 isoform X3: MKAAILIQGWYRRYMARLEMRRRYTWNIFQSIEYAGEQDQLQLSSFFSFMLDNFTQLNGNGPDLISQLLDPVVDPWLDRETCYDMIPIPESYTGPRLSFPLSVSDTNALLNAFKEQQSLHARYVLQLLYETKKLLKQMPNIIHLSTSYTEITICGDLHGRLDDLLLIFYKNGLPSAETPYVFNGDFVDRGKKSIEVVILLFAYLLLYPDYMHLNRGNHEDHIMNLRYGFTKEVMQKYKTHGREILQLFQDVFSLLPVATVIDGKILIVHGGISDQTDLDFLSSIERQKVKSALRFPRRSLEQLDIGQSCRQAKRMRSTDSSRPSSSHSRNKNQRTHNQRKRHCGLSRQDSAASSSSTSSSSSSSSSSLCSPRTPSCLSPRPSPSSPRMPYAINVLQVPFLDSLSSVPPPSPPQHEREWKQIVDILWSDPKTQEGCSPNTFRGGGCYFGPDVTQRLLLQHGLQLLIRSHECKQEGYELCHGGQVITIFSASNYYEEGSNRGAYIKVGRELVPRFYQYQVSRTTRKLTLTQRVRAAEGSALRALKEKLFAHRSELMAGFQQYDQNNTGSVSVSEWALVLESVLRLDLPWRTLRPHLAHLAADGSVEYQTCFEDMGPGTQMPQVTPNLAETLFRYRTDIEIIFNIIDKDHSGLISIEEFRHTWRLFSAHLGVDINDRAIDDLARSIDFNKDGSIDFTEFLEAFRVVHKLDNKDQQLNGKIDGEKYS; this comes from the exons ATGAAGGCAGCTATTCTGATCCAGGGATGGTACCGGCGCTACATGGCCCGTCTTGAGATGAGGCGCAGGTACACCTGGAACATCTTCCAGTCCATTGAATATGCCGGCGAGCAAGACCAGCTACAG ctctCTAGTTTCTTCAGTTTCATGCTCGACAACTTCACTCAGCTGAATGGAAACGGGCCAG ACTTGATCTCCCAGCTGCTGGACCCTGTTGTCGACCCCTGGTTAGACAGAGAGACCTGCTACGACATGATCCCCATTCCAGAGTCGTACACTGGGCCCCGGCTGTCGTtccctctctccgtctctgACACGAATGCCCTCCTCAATGCATTTAAAGAGCAGCAG TCTCTACATGCCAGatatgtgctgcagctgctgtatgAGACCAAGAAGCTCCTCAAACAGATGCCCAACATCATCCACTTGTCTACATCCTACACAGAGATCACTATATGCG GTGATCTGCATGGGAGGCTTGATGACTTACTTCTCATATTTTATAAG AATGGTCTTCCTTCTGCCGAGACGCCGTATGTGTTTAACGGGGACTTCGTGGACCGGGGGAAAAAATCGATAGAAGTGGTCATCCTCCTGTTCGCCTACCTTCTGCTTTACCCCGACTACATGCACCTGAACCGAGGAAACCATGAAGACCACATAATGAACCTCAG atatGGGTTCACAAAAGAAGTCATGCAGAAGTACAAG acTCATGGCCGTGAGATCCTCCAGCTGTTTCAGGACGTCTTCAGCCTCCTGCCTGTCGCCACGGTGATAGACGGAAAGATCCTGATCGTTCACGGAGGGATATCGGACCAGACTGATCTGGACTTCCTCAGTTCCATAGAGAGGCAGAAG GTTAAATCTGCTCTGAGGTTTCCGAGACGTAGTCTGGAGCAGCTGGACATCGGTCAGTCTTGCAGACAGGCAAAGAGAATGAGATCAACAGACAGCTCTCGTCCCAGCAGCAGTCACAGCCGCAACAAGAACCAAAGAACACACAACCAAAG AAAGAGGCACTGTGGGCTGAGCCGACAAGACAGCGCcgcctcctcttcttccacctcatcctcctcgtcctcgtcttcctcttctctctgctctcctcgaACTCCTTCCTGCCTCTCTCCTCGGCCATCCCCGTCTTCTCCCAGAATGCCTTACGCTATTAATGTCCTCCAAGTGCCTTTTCTGGACTCTCTATCCTCTGTGCCCCCTCCTTCACCTCCACAACATGAACGGGAATGGAAACAG ATTGTGGATATATTGTGGAGTGACCCTAAAACCCAAGAAGGCTGCAGTCCCAAcacattcagaggaggaggctgcTACTTCGGCCCTGACGTCACCCAGAGACTGCTGCTCCAGCACGGACTGCAGCTGCTCATCAGGTCCCATGAGTGCAAACAGGAGGGCTACGAGCTCTGTCATGGCGGACAG GTGATCACTATCTTCTCTGCATCAAACTATTATGAGGAGGGAAGCAACCGTGGTGCCTACATCAAAGTGGGCAGAGAACTGGTTCCCCGCTTCTACCAGTACCAAGTCAGCCGCACAACACGCAAACTTACCCTGACACAGAG aGTGCGAGCGGCTGAAGGCTCTGCTCTCAGGGCCCTGAAAGAGAAACTGTTCGCCCATCGCTCTGAGCTGATGGCAGGCTTCCAGCAGTATGACCAGAATAACACCG GTAGTGTGTCAGTCAGTGAATGGGCTCTGGTGTTAGAGTCTGTGCTGAGGTTGGACCTGCCCTGGAGGACACTTCGCCCACACTTAGCTCACCTGGCAGCAGATGGCAGTGTGGAGTATCAGACCTGCTTTGAGGACATGGGACCAGGGACACAGATGCCTCAG GTCACTCCAAACTTGGCTGAAACTCTGTTCAGATACAGGACAGACATTGAGATCATATTCAACATTATAGACAAAGACCACTCAG GTCTCATCTCCATCGAGGAGTTCCGTCATACCTGGCGTCTTTTCAGCGCCCACCTGGGGGTCGACATCAACGACAGAGCCATCGATGACCTGGCCCGCAGCATTGACTTCAACAAGGACGGCAGTATAGACTTCACTGAGTTCCTGGAGGCCTTTAGAGTGGTACACAAACTAGACAACAAGGATCAGCAACTCAATGGGAAGATTGATGGAGAGAAGTATTCGTAA